The genomic stretch GGCTTTGATTTcattcatttttttttcattaaACTTACAAGTCTAGAAAATTAGCTAAGCTAGTGTGCAATACATACCTGCTTTACAAGCCAGATACAATATAGTTTGAGTGCTCAAATCTTCCACTGCTACACATGCATCAGAACAGGAGAACCGTTTGATAACATTTAATAATTAGAAAATAATCCAATTCGCATATTTAGGAACTCAAACACACCATTTTAAATTCTTGGTAATGGAGAAGAAAGCTCTATGGCATTATGGTCAAGAAAAGCGTAAGATGCTCATAGGAGGATTTACTCAGACATAATTTATCAGTCGAGTTCTAGTAGGACAGTACAATTAGAAGAAGAATTAAAACCACACTGGGGGAGCTGGGAGCATAAGTGATAAAGTGATGAACGGTGCACAATTTCTTAGGGTATTTCCTTAAACTAAGGACCTAGCGAAGAAAGTAGATGAAATAAATATGTTTTGTAGATTTGTCAAGCTGCATCGTATTTGAAACCATAAAAGGAAGGCCCGTGCAGGTTTCAAAAAAGATAACAATACTCCTTTATCCTCTCTGTATTTGCTGCAATATAAAAGAGGCAATCCACAGGATCAAATGAAAAAAACAGGGCAACGTCAAAATTTAGCATCCATGGATAACAAGCTAAATAGAAGATATTTAATTGCACAAAAATATGGCGACAAAGAGTTGAAAATCCAAACAATTTCAAACATAGATTATGTAAGATGATGTACTGTCGCTGTCTTACATTTAACCCAAATTAATCAGCAGTATAGCTTACCAGCATTGAATAATCAGTACAACATGACAACAAATACTAGAATAAATAATTAGGCAGCACCCTTATAAAGTCCTGGGTAGCAAAAATTATTCAAAGGCACAAAAAGTCATGCACCTAAACAAAAACATACTGGATACCAAACTGTAGGCATAGGAGTTGGGGCATTTCCAAGCCAGTGCCACAAAATTAGAAGAATAGGTCCATACCAGCCACTGATTCTTGCTGGCATGCGAAGATTGGGAAGCTCCACTGACTTTTAGCGACGATCTCACGGTCATTCTGCAAAACAGGGAGTATAAGGTAGACCACCCAAGAATTCTTCAGAAGTGCAGATAACATGCACTTTATGATTATCCATATCATATGACATTGTCATCTCCTCCCCATCAGTAAGAAAGATCAAATTACATTCTGGATGAATTGCAAACATTGTATAGGACTCAACATCTTTGCGACAATGCGTTCTGAATAGCTCCAAGACGTTAACGGTGTGCTTTAGGGTCCACTTTCCACTGTCATAATCCAGAAGAACCCAAACATGGAGTTTGCAATCATGATGATAATCTATCCGCCACGCATGCAAGCGTCCCTGCGACTGACCAATGGAAGCCATGGCATTATCATAGCGGTTCGGCATGACGCCTGGTATTTCAATTGTCCTCCAAACTTTTCCCTCCGCGTCAACCGTGGCTACCGAGGAATGGTGCGTAGTCATATGCATAATCCCATTGAGGAAGACACATTCCGGATTGCCAACCAGAAAAGTTTTACCACCCCAGTTACTCTGCACGAAAGTCCATCGCCGAGTGTGTGACGAGTAGATTGCTACCTCCGCAAATTCGTCACAATAGCTGCTCATCGGCGCGAACACCAGGAAGCTGGACGGAGTGGCCGTGTCGAAACCCAAGAAGATGTTACTCGGGTCCAGAATATGAGGCTGGCCGTCCGGCAACACTATAGGAGGCAAGAGATGGCACCTCTCGGTGGCGGGATTGCACACGACGTAATCATATTCCTCTGAACACGACTTGCCGGCGCACTGGCAGAGGAGAAGGCTGCTGCAGCATTGCTCGACCGTGACGCGCTTGTAGCTCCGGCGCAAGAAAGGCAGAGAGGGATCGACCATGGGCGGGCCTCGCCCGCACAGATTGTGGAACATGAGGCCGTCCACGCCGAAGTGGAAGAAGCCGGACAGGGTCTGCGGCGACCTCCGGCGGATGTCCgtggcggagcagagggcgagcCACGGCTTGGACACGCACTTGAAGCGGCGGAGCGACCGGTAGGGCACCCGCGACAGGATCTCCACCAGCGCGTCCTCCGGGAGGCTTGCCCCGCCGGCGGCCTGCTGCTGctcgtccccgtcctcgtccACTTGCTCAAGCTTCTGCTTAGTCTACAGCAAGCGGATCCATGTTGACGGCTTGATTCAGATTCCATGTTCCGTTTCAGTACTGGATCCAAGATCGgaagagcaggaggagcaggggaCCAAACCTCGGACGATGGTGACTCGGTGGAGGGGAACGGCGGTGGCGAATCGGATGGAGCGCCACTGTTGCAGCCATCGACCCCTCCTCCTTGCTGCATCGGCATCGCCTGCTTCCTGGCTCGCAGATCGGTGCCGTCAACTCGATCGTGGCCGGCTGACGGCGCTGGTCGCCAGACTGGAAGAGAGTGACGTTTTTTTTTCTAGTCCGGAAGAGAGTGACTTTCGTGAGAACCGAAGATAATGATGGGACTTCCTTTTCCCGTGGGAACTGGAGTGAGCTCAGCTCGTGCTCCTCTCCAGAATAACATCAtatgaaagaaaagaagaaaaaaaagacaaactatgtaaagtgaatattttGGTACTCCTGAACGATTAAATTTACTCCGATGGTACTAAATTATATAGTTATCCAACCACTAACTTACATACATTTGGGAGGGAGAAGTTTCTTTTAGACCGTTCATTTGAAACTTGTGACTTTTTGCCTAAGCTACATTTTTTCGAATTTGGGTATGAAAGAATGGCACACATACATAGGTGCGCTCTC from Lolium rigidum isolate FL_2022 chromosome 4, APGP_CSIRO_Lrig_0.1, whole genome shotgun sequence encodes the following:
- the LOC124646862 gene encoding F-box protein At5g07610-like, which gives rise to MPMQQGGGVDGCNSGAPSDSPPPFPSTESPSSETKQKLEQVDEDGDEQQQAAGGASLPEDALVEILSRVPYRSLRRFKCVSKPWLALCSATDIRRRSPQTLSGFFHFGVDGLMFHNLCGRGPPMVDPSLPFLRRSYKRVTVEQCCSSLLLCQCAGKSCSEEYDYVVCNPATERCHLLPPIVLPDGQPHILDPSNIFLGFDTATPSSFLVFAPMSSYCDEFAEVAIYSSHTRRWTFVQSNWGGKTFLVGNPECVFLNGIMHMTTHHSSVATVDAEGKVWRTIEIPGVMPNRYDNAMASIGQSQGRLHAWRIDYHHDCKLHVWVLLDYDSGKWTLKHTVNVLELFRTHCRKDVESYTMFAIHPECNLIFLTDGEEMTMSYDMDNHKVHVICTSEEFLGGLPYTPCFAE